One Cupriavidus taiwanensis LMG 19424 DNA segment encodes these proteins:
- a CDS encoding IclR family transcriptional regulator — protein sequence MLKTLDGALALLTHFTVRQPSWGVRELARHSGVHHAVVHRVLATFAANGFLVQDAQGRYALGLRWFELSQVTRKTFSPAEVVQPALEALARECGETVFLSWLDGDHGLCTDIAHSQHQLRFSIEVGQRFALDAGAHAKAMLAFQPEALRRRLGGGTPGLEARLAQIRADGWAYTCEESAATVAGLALPLFHRDSQAVVGSLAIAGPLQRLTPEAAPRCLQALRTARGTIGPVAGFMR from the coding sequence ATGCTCAAGACCCTGGACGGCGCGCTGGCGCTGTTGACCCACTTCACCGTGCGCCAGCCCAGCTGGGGCGTGCGCGAACTGGCCCGCCACAGCGGCGTGCACCATGCCGTGGTGCACCGCGTGCTGGCGACGTTCGCCGCCAACGGCTTCCTGGTGCAGGACGCGCAGGGACGCTACGCGCTCGGGCTGCGCTGGTTCGAGCTAAGCCAGGTCACGCGCAAGACCTTCTCGCCGGCCGAGGTGGTGCAGCCCGCGCTCGAGGCGCTGGCGCGGGAATGCGGTGAAACCGTGTTCCTGTCGTGGCTGGACGGTGACCACGGCCTGTGCACGGACATCGCGCACAGCCAGCACCAGTTGCGCTTTTCGATCGAGGTGGGCCAACGCTTCGCCCTCGACGCGGGCGCGCATGCCAAGGCCATGCTGGCATTCCAGCCGGAGGCGTTGCGGCGCCGGCTCGGCGGCGGCACGCCAGGGCTGGAAGCGCGGCTGGCGCAGATCCGCGCCGACGGCTGGGCCTACACCTGCGAGGAATCCGCCGCCACGGTGGCCGGGCTGGCGCTGCCGCTGTTCCACCGCGACAGCCAGGCGGTGGTGGGCTCGCTGGCCATCGCCGGTCCGCTGCAGCGGCTGACGCCGGAGGCGGCGCCGCGCTGCCTGCAGGCGCTGCGCACGGCGCGCGGCACCATCGGCCCGGTGGCCGGTTTCATGCGCTGA